AAAAAGAAAAACTGATGGTGCTCTACAATGATTACGAAATCTATTTTTCCAATTTCAAAGAAACCACGCCGATCACCTATCTCGTCACGCGCTACAGCACCCCCATAAAAAAAATCGTCTGGTTCAACGACAACTATTTATTGGTTCTTCATGACGGCCGGTTGAAAATAATTGAAATGGATAATCGAGACAAAAGAAACGTCTTTGAATTAAACAACGAAAACGATTTGAGAATCGACAACTTCGCGCTTGATCAAAATAAAGAAAAAATTAGTTTCATCTCCGGAGGAAAACTTTTCGAACAAATAATCCAATAACATTCAATAAAAAAATACCCGCCGAAGCGGGCATTTTTTTGTTTTGTTTATTCAACTTTCTTTGGAGAACCGGGGACAACCGGCGCGACATTTCTGCCGGTCAATTGAAAATAAACGTATAAACTGAAAATGTAATAAAAAGTATTGATAAAGCTGTAAACGGCCAATGATGCGACCCAAACGACCAGCGCGCCCAAAAACGCGGCGATAATGACGCCGGACGAGCCCAAAGCAACGAACAGCAAATAACCGAAAGCTGAAAAAATAACGGCCAACAAGTAAGAGATGATGAAAATCCCGATGCCTACGGCGATCGCGAAACCTATGCGAATGAACGAAGTGAAGATAGAGATCTTTGCGTTATCTCGAAAAAGCCGCCAAGCCAAAAGAGCGGCTGTTTTTAAATTTTTGTCTTCCAAAACCAGATACGCGAAAAAATAATAAAAATAGTTGCCGAAAAAGACAAAGCCGACGATCAGCGCCAGAAACCACAAAGACAATAATGCCATAACCAAAAAACTTTCCAACCGGCTCAAAAAAATGGGCGCGATGGCAATCAGAAAGAGCAAACCTAAAATCAGATCGGCCATCAAAATCTTTTTGAATTTTGTTTTGCCGAACGCCCAAAGTTGTTTGAAATTATTCTTGATGCCGAGCGATAAATTTTGAACGCCCTTGATCAGCGCGGCCTGACAAACCACTCCGACCAAAAAAATCGCGATCAATACCGCAAAACCCAAGAATACGGAAATCAGATAGCCGGACTTGGTCATTTCCGCGAATTTTTCCGAAAAATCAAAATTAAAACCTTGATAATTTCCGCCTTCCACTCCGATCACCAAAAAAAGCCCGAAAAGCCAGAGCAATTTATTATGCCACGCCGAATACCACGACTTTCTAGCCAACTCTTTGTAATTTAATTGCATACCTCCTTGAATGATTAATAAACGTTATAAATTTATCTTTTTATTTTTGACCAAATTCGCGGCGTCCAAAAAGGAATCGAAGTTTTCGCCGCAGTCTCCCCACCAGCCGCGAAGAGTTTCATAATTCATTGTCCCCTGCTTGATGTAAAAATTATTGACATCGGTAATTTCCATCTCGCCTCTGCCGGACGGTTCCAGCCTCTTGATAATATCCCAAACTTGATTGTCATACATGTAAAGTCCGACCACGGCGAAATTCGTTTTCGGTATTTCCGGCTTTTCAATGATCTCCGTTATTTTATCTCCTTCGACCGTGGCCACGCCGTAGGAGCGCGGATTTTCCACTTGTTTGATGAATATTCGCGCGCCCCGCTCTTGACGGGAAAATTCGGTCACCGCGTTTTTCACGTTATCTTCCAAAATGTTATCGCCCAAAATTACGGCCACTTTGTCTTTATTCACAAACCGCTCGCACAAACCAAGCGCTTCGGCGATGCCGCCCGCTTTTTCCTGAACCGCGTAGCTGAATTGAGCGCCGAATTCGGAACCGTTGCCCAAAAGCTCCAAAAATTGGCCGGCATGCCCTTTGCCGGAAACAATCATGATGTCCGTGATATTGGCGTCTACCAAAGTCTGAATCGGATAATAAATCATCGGCCGGTCATAGATCGGCAACAAATGCTTATTGGTCACTCTGGTGCAAGGATAAAGCCGAGATCCCGTCCCTCCGGCCAAAATTACTCCTTTCATACAATATGCCCCCTTTAATTATTTTAATAACCCAATATTTCCAGATAATCTTTCAGCGCTTCCTGCCAAGTCCTCAGCGCAGGCAATTTGGTATTAATCAGAGACGAATACGCCGGACGTTTAGCCGGTCTGGGAAATTTGTCCGAGCCGACCTGATTGATTTTTATTTTTTTATTCGCCAAACTGAATATTTCTTTGCCGAAGCCGTGCCAGGTGCAAGAGCCGCTGTTGGTCGCGTGATAAGTGCCGAACGCTGGTTTTTCTTCCAAAATGATTTTCACCCGCTCGGCCAAATCTTTGGAATAAGTCGGATTGCTGAATTCCTCGTCCACCAAATCCAAGCTGTCTTTTTGATCTGCCAGATAAAGCATGACATCCACGAAGCTTTTTTTCGCGCCTTCCGATTTCGCTTGCTTGCCGAAAAGCCTGGAAGTTCTGATCAAATAATGTTTAAAATATTTTTTTCTAACTTGTTCTTCTCCCAAGAATTTTGACAAACCGTAAGCGCTGATCGGCTCAGGTCCGGCGTCTTCGCGATAACCTTTTTTATTTTCTCCGGAGAAAACATAGTCCGTGCTGAAATGAACCAAGGTGGCGCCGACGCGTTTTGCGGCCGCGGCCAGATTGCCCGGTCCGGCCGCGTTGATCGCCTGAGCCAAACCAAAATTCGTTTCGCAATCATCAACCGCGTTATAGGCGGCGGAATTGATGATGACATCCGGATTGAGTTCGCTTATTTTTTCAATGACTTTAGCTCTGTCCGTAATATCCAATTCCTTTCTATCAAAAAGAATCGGGCTTTCTTTTTCAAAAACCTTGGCCAAATCCTGGCCGAGCATTCCGTTTGAGCCGATAATGAGAATTTTCATATGATCGGGCGTTAAGGCTTACTTATAATTTATGAAAATTCGGCATTTTTGTCAATCGTTACAAATAATTAAATCTGTTAGGACAAGCTTGGTTTTGGTTTAATGCTTTGGTTACAAATGTTACTAATTACAAGATTCCATTTAGCTTTTAGGTTATTTGTTACGAATTACAAGATTCTTAAACTTAAAGCTATAGATGATTGTAATTCGTAACATATATAAATCGGCCTATTGGGTGATTGTAATTTGTAACGATAGTCCACCCCTTTAAAACAGAAAAGACAGCAGTTATGCACTGCTGCCAGAAGGGTGGGGCGGGTGGCGGAATAGCTACCGGTGGGCGAGCTCGTCGAGCAGCTGCTCGACGCTCTTCTTTTCTCCGGTCGGCTTGGTCGGGGTCGGGGCCTCGGCGACCCGCTTCGGCGCGACGGGGCGCAGCCGATAGCAGATCTGCTCCGTGCCGTTGCCGGTCTCGCGCGTCTCACAGACGAGCCCGCCAACCGGCTGGGACGCCATGGCCGGGGCCGTGGCGACGAGCGCGAACAGCGACGAGAACAGAACGAACAACGAAGCGACAAAGAACACTTTGCTCCAGGTCAACATGGCAGTTCTCCTGCGCGCGACAATGTCGCGCTAAAGTGTCTTTTGGGAGGCACCACGCCTCTTTTAAACCCTCATTAAAGGCTTAAAACAGGCGTTGTGGACTTGATTGAAACGAACAGGCAGGATCATTCATTTCACTTTAACATTACATTATAGCATATATTTTACAAAAAGTCAATACTATACTAAAATATTTAGCTAATTTTAGCTAAATACTCAATTTTCCCAATAAAAAAATCCCGATTTTACTCGGGATTTATTCTTGATTTAGCTTTATGCGGCCTTTCTAAATGACCTGGCAATCCTTTTCAGAGACTGACGATAATTCGTTTTTTCTTGGGGTTCATTCTCATCAAGCATGACCGACAGCTTGGCTTTTTCCAAAACTTCGGGAGAAACCGGATTGGTATCGCTCACCTCTTCTTCAAATTCTCCATCCACTTTTTCACCGACGATTTCCAAAACTCTTTCCAGTTCAGCGCCTTGCAATGTCGAGGTCAAGGCACTAATGATTTTGCCGGCTTGGGTCTCCGTCAACCTATCAATATCTTCGTCTTTTAAAGCCGAAATATTTTCAATATTCAACGGCAAATCGGCCGTCAATTTTTCACGAGCGATTTCTCTCTGCCTTTTTTCATCTTCTTGATATTTAAGCATTTCCTCAAATGTTGCGATAGGCAATCTACCGGCTTCATGCTCTTTTTTGATACGCTCATCGATTTTTTCTTTAAAATCTTTAAGCAATTGAACGGCATTCACGCCGGATTCAATTTCCTGCAGAACCGCTTTCTCCGCTTCCATTTGCCGTGGGAGAGTTTCCTCAACCATGGTAGGCACCTCTTCTGCAATCTCGGTATTGGCTTTTTCCGAAATAGTGTCAGCGCTTTCCATAACTTCCATATCTTTAGCTTTTTTTTGAGATTCTATCTCTTTTAATATGCGCAGCTGCTCTTCACCCAGCTCTGCGGCAACACCTTCCACGATAGTATATAAGTCTCCTTCCGCTTGATTGTATATTTTTTCTATCTCATCTTTGGCTTTTCTTTGCTCAACGGATTCCAATTCCCTTTTTTCTCGGGCTTCACTTTGCCTATCCAAATCCTTGAGCTCTCCCTCGGACATAGCTGCCACATGCGCTTCTTTTGTTTCATCTTCCGGAAATGGAGTGGGTGTTTGTCTCTCCTCTTTATCTTCTTTAGGAGAAGCTATTTCTCCATAACCTACATTGGTTCCGTCCCCATCTTTAGATATGGACTTTGTTTCAGGTAAACCCTTTTCGTCCATTTCAACTCTTTTTGGTTTTTGGATCGCTTTGTCCTCTGCTCCTCCAAATACCATTGTTCTAAATTTTTCAAACATATTTTCGCGTTATTTATAATAAATTAATTATAACACATATTCATAAAAAATCAATATTGACAAAAGAACCATAATTTCTTAAAGTTAATCTCCATTGAGGAACCGGAGGTGCGCCGATGAGCAACATTCGCTACATATTCGAAAAAGGCGAAGAAAGCTCAAGGCCCTCCAGTAGACCTTCGAGCTCGTCGCCTGAGGTCATTGACCCCAGATTCGCAAGAAAGACTCTTGAAGGAATGGTCATAAAGCGAATATCCTGGACAAAGCGGTCATGGTTGCTCGGCGACGAAATATCGCGTCCGGATGACTGGACGCTGACAATTCTGTTCGAGCCGACCAAAAGAACTCTCTGGCGGAAGGCCGTGGAAATGATCACGGCAATCCGGATCGGACGTATAATTTGGAAAGGCCTGACAGTCGAATTTCTGGGCCTCGTCAAGGGTGAGCACCACGTGTATTTCGACTGCGGAGAGCCACCAACCGGCCTGCCCGATGAACCCATCGGCGGCGATGGCAACGTACCCGTAAAACTCTACTTCGAAAATCCTAGCCTGTCGGATCCGGTCACGGTTACCCTGGGAGGACGAAAACAACCATGACGACCCGCCTCGCGCGCATCTTTCAAAGACAGCAATCAACAACGCTGTCTTCTTTATTTTAAAAAACTTTTCTAACTTAGAACTTCTCTAACTACTTTAACTATTCTAACTATTAACCCTCTTACCGTACCACTCTTTATAATAATCCTGATACTCCCCGCTTTTGACGCGGCTCCACCATTCTTTATTTTCCATGTACCAATCAATGGTCTCTCTCAAACCTTCTTCGAAATTATATTTGGGCCGCCAATTCAATTCGGCCATGATTTTGTACGGCTTGATGGCGTAGCGCCGATCATGGCCGGGCCTGTCTTTTACGTATTCTATCATCTCCTCGCCGAAGCCCATATAGCTCAATATTTTTTTGGTTAAATCAATGTTTGAAACTTCATTGTTCCCGCCCACGCAATATGTCTCCCCCATTCGGCCGTAATGCAAAACCGAGTCAATGGCCGCCGCGTGGTCTTTTACATGCAGCCAGTCCCTGACGTTTTGCCCGTCGCCGTAAAGCGGAACTTTTTTTTCTTCAATCAAATTGGTGACAAAAAGCGGAATGACTTTTTCCGGAAACTGATAAGGTCCATAATTATTGGAACAGTTCGAAATTGTAATCGGCAATTTGTGCGTTTCATAATACGCTCTGACCAAATGATCTGAAGCCGCCTTTGATGATGAATACGGACTGCTCGGATTATAAGGAGTGTCTTCGGAAAAAGCTGCTCTGCTTTCGAGCGGCAAGGAGCCGAAAACTTCATCGGTTGAGACGTGATGAAATCGCAGGTTGCCGTTGTTTTTGCACACTTCAAGCAAAGTGTACGTTCCCAAAACATTGGTGCGGACAAATTCTTCGGCTCCCAAAATGGATTTGTCCACGTGAGATTCCGCGGCAAAGTGCACGACCGCGTCCACGTCTTTGACGCAAAGATCCAGCAATTCATAATTCAAAACATCGCCGCGCACGAATTTGTAATTGGGATTGTTCTCCACGGACTTCAAATTTTCCAAATTGCCGGCATAAGTCAGCTTGTCGTAATTGATAATTTCGTAATGCGGGTATTTGGACAGCATGTACAAAATAAAATTCGAACCGATGAATCCCGCGCCTCCTGTGACAAGTAATTTCATATTGGGAAGCTTAATAGAAGCTATATTTAATCACTTGTCTTTTATCATTTTTTTTAGACGTTGTAAATATTGATTAAATCCTAAAAAATGGCGTAAACAAAAAAAGCCCCTTGGTTTTGGGGCTGTTTAATCATTGTCATTTCTAACTGACGCCGTTAATCGCGCCTTCGGTTTTTAAAACCGCCTTTATTTTATCCGCCGCGTCATCCATTTCTCCTTCGCCGTATTGTTTGCCCGGCCAGTGTTTCAAGCCGTCGTCTTCTTTTCTGGGCACCACATGAAAATGCAGATGATTGACCATCTGGCCGGCCACGGCTCCATTATTCACTTCAATATTGAATGCGGGATAATCAAGCGCTTTCATGACGGCTTTGGCCACTATTTTGGAAGCGATGATCAAATGAGACAAATCCTCGTTGCCGGCGGATAAAATATCTTCCACGTGCTTTTTCGGCGCGATTAAAGCATGTCCCTGATTAACAGGATTGATGTCCAAAAACGCCACCGTAAAATTATCCTCGTAAATTTTTCTGCTCGGAATTTCATTATTGATGATTTTGCAAAACACGCACATAAATTTAAATGTTAATTATCTCAATTTCTCATTTTTTAAACGTCCATTGCCTGTTGATGGAAAAATTCCACATGATCACCAGGCCGGTGGCAAAGACCTTGGCCCAATTGTACCACAGCCCGGCGCCTTCGATCAAAACGAACATGACTCCCAAATTGATAAAAAGTCCGACCATGCTGACCGAAAAATATTTAAAACACTGATTGATGAATTTGGCGCGGCAGCCGTTTTTGGAAAACGTCCAATACTTATTCAGCAAAAAATTGTGGGTCATGGCCGCGAAAAAAGAAACGGTCGCGGCCAAATATACGGCCAAACCCAAAATTTCCACACCCAAATTTAAAATGCCAAAATCAATGGCCGTGCCGATAGAGCCGACCAGCGCGAATTTGGAAAACTGCCGCGCGGCCGGGTATTTTAAAAAAAAGGAATTCAGCATAAATCAAACGGACAAAATCATAGAGGCCAAGCGCTGACATTCAAACCGCCTGACATGCTTTTGTCATAGATAAATTTTTCACCCAGGACTTTACCCAAGATATCAAAAACTCTCAGGTGAGGCCCGCCACCGGGTCCGGGCACCACGGCAATATCCAAATTGCCCGTTTTATCAAAATCAAATACCGCTGTTTTGGCGCCGCCCGTAAAACTGTCGCCATAAGCGGAAAAAGTTACCGTCGGTCCGTTATTGCCGTCGAAAACTTTTATTTCCACTATGCCATTTTTGGGACTGGTGATTATCTCATTCAAACCGTCCGCGTTCAAATCGGCGACCGTGACATAAACGCCGCTAAAATTTATATCGTAAGCGATAAATGATCGAATTATTTTGCCGTCCGAATCAAACACTTTCACTTCATTTGATCCCAAAGAACCGATCACCAGCTCGTCAATGCCGTCGCCGTTCACATCGCCGGCTGACACGCTGCAACCGGATTGATCATCAAACGGAAAAAAGGATTTTATTTTTTGCGCGGTTTCGTCAATGAACAAAAGCTCGGTATTTCTGCCCGCGCCGCTGCAGGCCAAAAGAATGTTTTTTCCGTCAATGACCGCTTTACCCAAATTAACTCCACCCAAAAAATTCTGCTCAAACATGTACTTGCCTGCCAAAAGCCGTTGATTCAAAGAAAGGATGCGAAGCAAAGCCGGACTGCCCGCCTCGGGCGCGGCCGCGTATTCGAGATTGCCATCGCCATTGATATCGAGCATTATGGCTTGCGCTCCGGCCGCGAACTCGGTGTCGAACAAAGTGACTTTGGTGTCGATTTCCAAATTGTCATTGATAATATTCAAAACCGCGTCTTTTCCTCCTTGCGGACTGATCAAAAGCCGCGGCCCGTTTCTTTGAGAATTTTTCCCGTATTGAAGCAGGACTTGCCTCAAAGCGTTATGCGCGTCAATGACGCCGGCGCCCATGTCATCCGTTTCCATCCCCGGCAATATCTTTAGTTCCTGCGCTCCTTTTTCCAACACTTTGACCACATCTTCCACTGTCAAACTTCTGTTGATCGATCTCATCAAAGCGACTGTGCCGCTGACCACGGCCGTGGAAAAAGATGTTCCGGAAGAATCGTCGCCCCAATATTCATCTTCGGTTCTCGCCAATTGATGAATTTTCGTGCTGAACATTTCTTCGCCGGGCGCGCTGACGTCAAGACAAGAATGTCCGTAATTGCTGAAAATGGAAGCCACATTGCTGATATCGGAAGAACCAACGCCGATCACCAACATCTCTCCCTCGCTGTCATAGCATATCGGATATACCGGATCTTCATCCAAATCATATCCCTCGCCGTACCAGCCATTACCCGCGGCGGCCACCACGATGACGTTCTTGGCTTTGGCTCTCTCGATCGCTCTGGCGGCGGCCAATGAATCATCGTATCCGGACAAACTCAAATTAATGATATCCGCGCCGTTATCCACGGCGTAATCGATGGCGTCCGCCACAATACTGGTATCTCCGAAACCGAATTCATCGAGCACTTTTATCGGCATGATTTTCA
The genomic region above belongs to Candidatus Bipolaricaulota bacterium and contains:
- a CDS encoding sugar phosphate nucleotidyltransferase; the encoded protein is MKGVILAGGTGSRLYPCTRVTNKHLLPIYDRPMIYYPIQTLVDANITDIMIVSGKGHAGQFLELLGNGSEFGAQFSYAVQEKAGGIAEALGLCERFVNKDKVAVILGDNILEDNVKNAVTEFSRQERGARIFIKQVENPRSYGVATVEGDKITEIIEKPEIPKTNFAVVGLYMYDNQVWDIIKRLEPSGRGEMEITDVNNFYIKQGTMNYETLRGWWGDCGENFDSFLDAANLVKNKKINL
- the rfbD gene encoding dTDP-4-dehydrorhamnose reductase, with the translated sequence MKILIIGSNGMLGQDLAKVFEKESPILFDRKELDITDRAKVIEKISELNPDVIINSAAYNAVDDCETNFGLAQAINAAGPGNLAAAAKRVGATLVHFSTDYVFSGENKKGYREDAGPEPISAYGLSKFLGEEQVRKKYFKHYLIRTSRLFGKQAKSEGAKKSFVDVMLYLADQKDSLDLVDEEFSNPTYSKDLAERVKIILEEKPAFGTYHATNSGSCTWHGFGKEIFSLANKKIKINQVGSDKFPRPAKRPAYSSLINTKLPALRTWQEALKDYLEILGY
- the rfbB gene encoding dTDP-glucose 4,6-dehydratase, whose product is MKLLVTGGAGFIGSNFILYMLSKYPHYEIINYDKLTYAGNLENLKSVENNPNYKFVRGDVLNYELLDLCVKDVDAVVHFAAESHVDKSILGAEEFVRTNVLGTYTLLEVCKNNGNLRFHHVSTDEVFGSLPLESRAAFSEDTPYNPSSPYSSSKAASDHLVRAYYETHKLPITISNCSNNYGPYQFPEKVIPLFVTNLIEEKKVPLYGDGQNVRDWLHVKDHAAAIDSVLHYGRMGETYCVGGNNEVSNIDLTKKILSYMGFGEEMIEYVKDRPGHDRRYAIKPYKIMAELNWRPKYNFEEGLRETIDWYMENKEWWSRVKSGEYQDYYKEWYGKRVNS
- a CDS encoding HIT family protein; this translates as MCVFCKIINNEIPSRKIYEDNFTVAFLDINPVNQGHALIAPKKHVEDILSAGNEDLSHLIIASKIVAKAVMKALDYPAFNIEVNNGAVAGQMVNHLHFHVVPRKEDDGLKHWPGKQYGEGEMDDAADKIKAVLKTEGAINGVS
- a CDS encoding GtrA family protein, encoding MLNSFFLKYPAARQFSKFALVGSIGTAIDFGILNLGVEILGLAVYLAATVSFFAAMTHNFLLNKYWTFSKNGCRAKFINQCFKYFSVSMVGLFINLGVMFVLIEGAGLWYNWAKVFATGLVIMWNFSINRQWTFKK
- a CDS encoding S8 family serine peptidase is translated as MKKFLLFFTICLLAAAPITAYLAVYDPLVAKQWYLEKINAFSAWDITKGSREVVVAVLDTGVDTSHPDLARNIWVNTDEIGGDNIDNDHNGFIDDVNGWDFMYDQPDVRPDTNYGYDELMLHHGTFIAGIIAGVENGRGITGIASNVKIMPIKVLDEFGFGDTSIVADAIDYAVDNGADIINLSLSGYDDSLAAARAIERAKAKNVIVVAAAGNGWYGEGYDLDEDPVYPICYDSEGEMLVIGVGSSDISNVASIFSNYGHSCLDVSAPGEEMFSTKIHQLARTEDEYWGDDSSGTSFSTAVVSGTVALMRSINRSLTVEDVVKVLEKGAQELKILPGMETDDMGAGVIDAHNALRQVLLQYGKNSQRNGPRLLISPQGGKDAVLNIINDNLEIDTKVTLFDTEFAAGAQAIMLDINGDGNLEYAAAPEAGSPALLRILSLNQRLLAGKYMFEQNFLGGVNLGKAVIDGKNILLACSGAGRNTELLFIDETAQKIKSFFPFDDQSGCSVSAGDVNGDGIDELVIGSLGSNEVKVFDSDGKIIRSFIAYDINFSGVYVTVADLNADGLNEIITSPKNGIVEIKVFDGNNGPTVTFSAYGDSFTGGAKTAVFDFDKTGNLDIAVVPGPGGGPHLRVFDILGKVLGEKFIYDKSMSGGLNVSAWPL